In Myxococcus stipitatus, the following are encoded in one genomic region:
- a CDS encoding GAF domain-containing protein has translation MASKAFATIMQVSQLLLDKGFEPSNVTEALGRVGAALGVDRVYIFENSTGPDGKVLCSQRYEWTAASTSAQLDNPELQNVPYEDVLPSWVPPLSTGKVVMGRPRDFTSPARELLEAQDIRSLLVCPITLGGEWWGFVGFDDCQTERIWPPAEVSVLQALSNALAGSLRHARLRSALSGVQSQLRTIIARCATTAS, from the coding sequence ATGGCCTCGAAGGCGTTCGCTACCATCATGCAGGTATCGCAGTTGCTATTGGACAAGGGGTTCGAACCCTCGAACGTCACGGAGGCCCTTGGAAGAGTGGGCGCGGCGCTTGGCGTCGACCGCGTCTACATCTTCGAGAACAGCACCGGCCCCGACGGGAAGGTCCTCTGCAGCCAGCGGTATGAGTGGACCGCGGCGTCCACGTCCGCGCAGTTGGACAACCCGGAGCTGCAGAACGTGCCCTACGAGGACGTGCTCCCGTCGTGGGTGCCGCCGCTGTCCACGGGCAAGGTGGTGATGGGCCGCCCGAGGGACTTCACGTCGCCCGCCCGGGAGTTGTTGGAGGCGCAGGACATCCGCTCGCTGCTGGTCTGCCCCATCACCCTGGGCGGCGAGTGGTGGGGTTTCGTGGGCTTCGACGACTGCCAGACCGAGCGCATCTGGCCCCCCGCCGAGGTCTCCGTGCTCCAGGCGCTCTCCAATGCCCTGGCCGGCTCATTGCGCCACGCCCGGCTGCGCAGCGCGCTCTCCGGCGTGCAGTCGCAGCTGCGCACCATCATCGCGCGGTGCGCGACTACGGCGTCCTGA
- a CDS encoding tenascin-X: MKLGVWITLVGASMLAFAACGGVSADAPAQDTARAESELTQCPCGGVEPACQPCAYICGDNFCDTANGESINTCPEDCAPTPYCGDGACNGAESYGSCPGDCPFFGCGDGVCNNGETNVSCASDCNGPTCGDRLCETHEVGWCVTDCRPPSCDTCPQEPWP; this comes from the coding sequence ATGAAGTTGGGAGTGTGGATCACCCTCGTGGGTGCATCGATGCTGGCCTTCGCCGCGTGTGGAGGTGTCTCGGCGGATGCACCGGCGCAAGACACGGCGCGCGCCGAGTCCGAGTTGACGCAGTGTCCCTGTGGCGGCGTCGAGCCGGCCTGCCAGCCCTGCGCCTATATCTGTGGTGACAACTTCTGTGACACCGCGAATGGCGAGAGCATCAACACGTGTCCCGAGGACTGCGCCCCCACGCCGTACTGCGGCGACGGTGCCTGCAATGGCGCTGAGTCGTACGGGTCGTGCCCGGGGGATTGTCCCTTCTTCGGATGCGGCGATGGTGTCTGCAATAACGGCGAGACGAATGTGTCATGCGCGTCGGATTGCAACGGCCCCACGTGCGGCGACCGCCTGTGTGAGACGCACGAGGTGGGGTGGTGCGTGACCGACTGCCGTCCGCCCTCGTGCGACACGTGCCCTCAGGAGCCGTGGCCCTGA